A part of Anolis sagrei isolate rAnoSag1 chromosome 3, rAnoSag1.mat, whole genome shotgun sequence genomic DNA contains:
- the LCMT2 gene encoding tRNA wybutosine-synthesizing protein 4: MGRASAVRGTGSSSAQSKRSAAGRGYREDRFVELLLRAPPGGRAPRRAPAIHRGYHVRACAVEHCLRAFLRRSDGLPHRQVLSLGAGMDSLFFWAKAEGLLPRTRFFEVDFPEVMAHKAALVSRTEGLAAVAGKSPSTQDSDAVKFWGEDYRLLGADLAELTHLEEALLEGGLDPGVPTLILAEVVLTYMETERSDALIRWAAGFFPQAWFVLYEQIHPGDPFGHVMQQHFRRLRSPLRSLDRYSDCEAQRLRFLQRGWTECSAIDMNEFYRRFVPGEEQERIRALEPFDEFEEWHLKCSHYFILVSSKGEPLSLASVLSALEALPPSREPTFAGTIPASACTTEAGASGLRRFGHRSVLLALQTVLTAGGFGDQEGRHCRLTQLHLLRKRRHLPPEEQDWEGRALCLADSGDTWDGRLFHSLTLLKPGWVLVLGGRRSPASPALDACRLSVSGSPDEDLMSAELSHLPPIQGLDTPRWRHSATEVEHQGEAYLFVYGGCSSGQCVLDDWCFLHLEKMQCHKVPVEGPVPAGRHSHSACAWEGGVLIAGGLGAAEQPLGSVLFLRPVEGGFQWQMLETCPPLIPRYSHTAHAHRGKLLLVGGIWLQAPSVPGVAVVDLATGQAVEYSIDTAPLEWPLMLHGHSSVFLPKEEAVLVLGGGGNCFSFGSHLNHHPVRLSLGFLWAVR, from the exons ATGGGCCGCGCTTCCGCG GTCCGCGGGACCGGAAGCAGCAGCGCCCAGAGCAAGAGGTCGGCGGCCGGAAGGGGCTACCGAGAGGACCGCTTCGTGGAACTGCTGCTGAGGGCGCCCCCTGGTGGCAGGGCCCCGCGCCGCGCCCCAGCCATCCACCG GGGCTACCATGTCCGCGCCTGCGCAGTCGAGCACTGCCTCCGGGCATTCCTGCGCCGAAGCGATGGCCTCCCACACAGGCAG GTGCTCTCCCTGGGGGCAGGCATGGACTCGCTCTTCTTCTGGGCCAAGGCCGAGGGGCTTCTGCCCCGGACCCGGTTCTTCGAGGTGGACTTCCCGGAGGTCATGGCCCACAAAGCGGCCCTCGTGTCTCGGACGGAGGGACTGGCTGCCGTGGCTGGGAAGAGCCCTTCTACGCAGGACTCGG ACGCCGTTAAGTTTTGGGGAGAGGACTACAGGCTTCTGGGGGCGGACCTTGCGGAACTGACGCATCTGGAGGAGGCATTGCTGGAGGGCGGCCTGGACCCTGGAGTCCCAACGCTGATCCTGGCAGAGGTTGTGCTCACCTACATGGAGACAGAGAG GTCCGACGCCTTGATCCGCTGGGCGGCCGGCTTCTTCCCTCAGGCCTGGTTCGTCCTGTACGAGCAGATCCACCCGGGAGACCCGTTTGGACACGTCATGCAGCAGCACTTCCGCCGGCTAAGGTCACCCCTCCGCTCCCTCGACCGCTACTCGGACTGCGAGGCCCAGCGGCTGCGCTTCCTCCAGCGG GGCTGGACGGAGTGCAGCGCCATCGACATGAATGAGTTCTATCGTCGCTTTGTCCCCGGAGAGGAGCAGGAGAGGATCCGGGCCCTGGAGCCCTTCGATGAATTTGAg GAGTGGCACCTGAAGTGCTCGCACTATTTCATCCTTGTGTCCTCGAAGGGGGAGCCCCTCTCTCTGGCTTCGGTTTTGTCTGCCTTGGAAG CCCTTCCGCCTTCCCGGGAGCCTACCTTTGCTGGGACGATCCCTGCCTCAGCCTGCACAACAGAGGCAGGAGCCTCCGGCTTGAGGCGCTTTGGCCATCGCTCAGTGCTGCTCGCTCTGCAGACGGTCCTGACCGCGGGGGGCTTTGGGGACCAGGAGGGGCGCCACTGCCGCCTGACGCAGCTGCACCTCCTGAGGAAGAGGAGGCACTTGCCGCCAGAGGAGCAGGACTGGGAGGGCCGGGCTCTGTGCCTGGCGGACTCCGGAGACACTTGGG ACGGACGGCTTTTCCACTCGCTGACGCTCCTGAAGCCCGGCTGGGTCCTCGTTCTCGGGGGGCGGAGGTCCCCAGCATCCCCCGCACTGGACGCCTGTCGCCTGAGTGTGTCGGGAAGCCCTGACGAGGACCTCATGTCCGCTGAGCTCTCCCACCTGCCGCCCATCCAGGGCTTGGACACACCACGTTGGAGGCATTCGGCCACTGAGGTTGAACATCAAG GAGAGGCCTACCTTTTCGTCTATGGCGGATGCAGCTCTGGGCAGTGCGTTCTGGATGACTGGTGCTTCCTCCACCTGGAGAAGATGCAGTGCCACAAG gTTCCTGTGGAGGGTCCTGTCCCGGCTGGCCGTCACTCGCACAGCGCCTGTGCCTGGGAGGGAGGGGTGCTCATTGCCGGAGGGCTGGGGGCCGCTGAACAGCCGTTGGGCTCCGTCCTGTTCCTGAGGCCGGTCGAGGGGGGCTTCCAGTGGCAGATGCTGGAGACCTGCCCCCCGCTCATTCCCAG GTACTCCCATACGGCCCATGCACACCGGGGGAAGCTGCTGCTGGTGGGAGGCATCTGGCTCCAGGCCCCTTCCGTGCCTGGTGTCGCGGTGGTGGACCTGGCCACAGGACAGGCGGTGGAGTACAGCATTGACACG GCTCCTCTCGAGTGGCCCCTGATGCTCCATGGCCACAGCAGCGTCTTCTTGCCCAAGGAGGAAGCGGTTCTGGTCCTGGGCGGTGGCGGCAACTGCTTCTCCTTCGGCAGCCACCTGAACCACCATCCGGTCCGCCTGTCCCTGGGCTTCCTCTGGGCCGTGCGATGA